In Mustela lutreola isolate mMusLut2 chromosome 16, mMusLut2.pri, whole genome shotgun sequence, the genomic window GCTCCCACCGCCTTGGGGAGGCTGCCGGGCTCACCTGTGAGTCTGTGCACACACTTTGGTTTGCTTTTCCAGAACACCCCCAGGAAGAAAACAGGCACTCCTGTGAGGATGATGATCACGCCGACCCCACACACCATGGGCTCTGAGATGAAGCTGAAGACCAGCAGGAATGCCCAGAAAACCAAGTACGCCATGGGGACCAGGAGGTTCACCTGGGGGAGAGCCAGCCGGACTGCCCATggcacccccaccccggggggtCCCACATGCTTCCCACCCACTGGGGCGTGAGGGCTCCCCCTGTAGCCCAACAAGCTAGAAGCCACCTCAGGGGATGGCCAGGGTGCCAAACGGTTGAGGATTTGTTGAAGTTTCTGTGGCCCTGAGCTGCACACAGCAACCATGTGTCCCTGGCTGTTTGCATTTGGCTGGACGTCTCTGTCTTTTTTGGTGTGTCACCTTTTTTAGGCACTGAGCCCTTGTCTGGCTCCAGGATTTATACGCACACAGAGTATGTACACTCAGCTTGAGTTAGGCTCTCCTGTCTCCCGTCCTGTGCGTGCTCCTGGGGTTCCGTGTGACCGGGAGCAAGCACCCAAGCCTGACTTTCCCGTCTGGAAGCTCAGAGTGCACCCAGCAACCCCTTGTGGGGCTGTTGGGGGTGCTGAATATATCAGTGCACACACAGCCTGAGCAGGGCCGGGCACATGGCTAAAACTCGAATCCTAGTCGttgtcctcccctgcccccctcccccccgccccgagcACAAATGACTGTGGGGCTTGGACCACATGTGCCAGCCCGGCCCCACTCCCGGACCTCACCTTGATGGGCCTGTGCAACGCCGGCCGCCTCCAGCGCAGCACGAGAAGGCCCAGGATGGTGACGCCGTAGCAGAGGTAGTTGATGAAGGACACGTAGTTGATGAGCGTGTACGTGTCTCCCACAAGCATGATGACCGCTGTGGCCCCGCACTGGGAGAGGACCGGGCTGAGCGTGGTCTCTCACCTGCCTCCATCAGCCCCGGCCTTCCCCGCTGCCTCTGTGGGCTGCCCCCTAGGGCCGAGACAAATCCCCACCATTCCCCACATTGCTGGGTGGCCCCGGCTCCCCTCCCGGCCAGCCGTGACCTCACAACTTACACAGACGaggagggcagggatgggggtgcaGTGTCGGACATGGATCATGGCCAGCAGGCTGGGCAGGTGTCCCTCTCGGGCCCCCGAGAAGCACAGTCTGGGACAGAGATGGGTGGCGGCCGTGAGTCCGGCCACGGGCCTCCTACCAACCAGATCCTGGACCTCTGCTCCAGACGTGATGTCCCTCTTGAGTTGTCGCCTCTGACCCCTGCTCTGGGCCCCGGCAGCCCCACAGGGCAGTTCTTCCCTGTCTTGCCCCACCTCCCTTTTGCTTTCTGGACCTCAGAGTTGGGGTCTGACTCCTGTAACTGGGGAGTTCATCATCCCAGCTTCACATGAGACCCACCAGGCAGGATTTGACTCCCTCTGGCCCCTGGCACGGATCGCACGCACCTGCCTTGCCTCACCTTGACAGAGCCCCTCCCCAATCCAGTCACCTGGAGGAGGTGAACAGGTAGCCATTGATCCCTCCAAAAGTGGAAAGTGCCACGGAGACGGGCATGACCCAAGAAAAGTAGCCCAGCAGCTTCTCCCCGAAGGTCTGAGTGGGCACAGAAGAAGAGGGGATGCgtgaggcagggtggggtgggcgggAGCCAGGCACAAGTGGGACCCCACTCACCACGGCCACCGCGTTAGAGACCAGCAGCTCCTGGGGGGACATGGCAGTGAAGTAGGCAATGTTGGTGAAGGTGTACACAAAGGTCACCAGCGGGATGGAGATGACAATGGCACGGGGTAGGTTCCTGGGGGCAGCGGGGCAGTATGTCAGCGTCAGTACcggtgggtgggggggctgtGAGGTGGGACCCAGAGGACCCAGCAAGGGAGCAGTCGGAGTCTCTATCTCCAGGGTCCGGGTCTGCTGGGGACCTTGGGACAGGGAAGGGGCAGCACTACTGTCCCCCTGCTGCCCCCCAGCTCCAGCCTGGGCACAGGCAGGTGGGAGGAGGGACTGATTGGGGGGAGGGCCACATCAAACCCCGAGGGGCACCTCTACTGTCaatacacaaagagaaaattgCACACAGCCAAACTCAGCCTTGAAAATCCTTAAAAATCCTTGCAAAGTGCCCCTAGAGTCCCGTGCATAGATCTGCCCCCCCTGGAACGCCCTatcagccccagccccagctcccagcaGTTCACTGTTGGGATCCCTGGCTAAGCATCAGAGGGAGCCATTGGCTTCATCCATAGGGCATGTCGTGGGCACACGTATAAATTTTGGCCAAATGCTGATGGCTGGATGCATTGACAGCAAGAGGCCATGGCCCGCCCACAGCCTCGCAGGGAGCACTGGTGTCCCAACAGCAGCACAGTCAGGCGGATGACCAGACGGGGCCCCCGGAGGCAGTGGACCTGTGCAGGGAGGCTGTCTCTCCCACCGCtgcacccctccccttcccagggcTCGGCTGGGCATCCCACTCACTTTCGAGGGTCAACCAGCTCCTCAGTGACGTAGTTGAGGAAGTTCCAGCCGCTGAACGCAAAGGAGCCCTGGAGGAAGGCCAGGGCCAGGTGACCCACAGAGGGCGTCATCCAGAAGTCAAAGGCATTGCTGGGCCTCAGCTCCTCGAAGTGTCCTGGGGGTCCAGAGGTCAGGGATCAGTGTTGTCGCCGCAGCCCTGTCCACGGCCCCACCCCGGCCCTACCTTGGAAGATCTGGACAAAGCCCACGCCAATGATAAGGGACAGGGCCAGCAGCTTCCCGCCGGTGAAGATGTCCTGGATGCGTGTGGCCCAGCGCACGCTGGAGCTGTTCACCCAGGTCAGGAGcactggggaggaagggagagagggcggTGGGCCATGGCCAAGTTTGGCCCAGGCTGCAGGAGAGCGGcagcccacccacccccagcagcccacCCCCTGAGGCTGAGCTCCCAGGGGGCCGGCAGGTGGAGGGATGCTCCCCTCCCGCACATGCACAGCCCTCCCACATCAGcgagcagggagcagggcacGGGCCCAGAGCAGGCACTCACTCAGGCAGGCCATGGAGAGTgcgcgggaggcggcggcgggggggaTGCAGTTGGGGAACACGGGCTGCAGCACGTAGTTGGAGAAGGTCATGGAGATGACAGCCAGGCTGGTTGGGTACATGATGAGGACTGCGCTCCAGAGCAGCAGGAAGCTGGAACGAGGGAGGGCCCCACTGGCAGAGGCAGCAGCGCCCTCCCAGCCAAGCCAGCCCAGGTGGGGGCTGCCCCTCAGGCCGCGGCACCTGGGGCTGGCGAGGGTGCGCCATGCGCCAGGGAAGGCAGGGCCGATTCTGTTCTAAGAATGGACTTTTGCAACAGAGATGACATTCAGCATGGTTAAAGAGCTCCAGGTTGCCCTTGGGCAGGTGTCGAAAAGGACTGGTCAAGCAGCCACCTTTCTAATAGCGTATGAGCTGTGGCCACGGGTTGTTTCCTGAGCTGGGGCGGGCTGTCCCGGGACCTTGGGTTATGGTCCCAGTGGGGTCTCTCAGCAGAGCCCATGGCTGCAGGTAACTGGCTCTGAGCTGTGGCCCCTGGGGGATAAGACCTCGTGAGGAGCCCTGGCAGGGGTTAGGGAGCGATTTATGTCCCTTTTGCCCAAATATTGTCACTGTGGGGTACCCACATGCGAGCCCGGGTTCTGCTCAATGTTGTGAGGCCCAACCTCTTCCCAGGGGCTCTGCCTGCATCCTCGGGAGGACCTGTCTGTGGGGATGTTCCTAGACCCTAAGGATGGGGACTGCCGCATCCAGGGACACAGTGACCCCTGGACCACCGGGCTTGGTAGATTCCTCTTGGTCCTCTCCTTTACTTGGGGGCCCACCCCTTGCTCCCTTCTGTCAGCCTTAGAAGACAGGCCCCCCGGGGCTGGGCCTTGGGCCCTCCCCCGCTCCTACTTCTTGAGTATTCTCTTAACCACACAGCCCAATTTTTCTGCTTTCTCAGGTCCCAGTCCCCTTTGAGGACCCTCTCTCCAGAGCAGAGCACCCATGGACACACCCTGAAACCCCATCTACCGCTACCCCTTTAAGGCCCCGTACCACATTCCCCAGAACCAAATTTTGGATACTCTAGCCTAGACTTTTCCTTTGAGCTCCAGACACCCTCCTGCCCAGACCGGACTAGACCATCTCCCCAGATATGCCACAGACCCCACCAGCATGGGAGCCCAACCCCAAAACTTTCCCTCCCATGGAGTCCGTCTAGTGGGAAAGTGGCtgtcacctccccccccccctcaggcCACCCTGGCTATCATGTCCTTCTGGATGATTCTGGAATCTTCCTATACCTTTATTCAGGCCCTCGgcatggctcagggggttaattGCAATACCTCTAGGCAGCCCCAGGGCCTCCAAACCCTAGCACTTGCCGTGGATCTGATCTGCCTCTGGCCATACCAGAGGCATCAGGCTCGCCCTCTAAGCCCTGATGTGAATGTTGTTTTTCCCAGAAGCCTTCACTAGGTGATGATATCCCATTCTTTTGGCCACTGGGCCACTGCCCCTCACACACACCACAGAGCAAGAATTCTCTAGGTCTTCCCCAAGTACAGAGGGGCTTTCTCCCTTCTGCCCTGTGAACAATTTGAGAACAGGGATAGATCCTTTTATCTTTAGTCCCcagcacacagtagatgctcagcTAATGTTGATCGGTGAATAAAAGAATGTGGGGGTGGGGCTATTTAAAGGGGCCCTCTTGCAGGGCGCTGGTAGGAATTATATGCACCCCCACACACATGTGGGTTGACTAAAATCAAGGCCGCCCTTCCTTTGTTGCGAGAATCACCCAGGTGGGGAGTAGGCTTCAAGAAACATTTagaaggaagcacagagaagtcaAGGGGCCAGCTGGAGTGTCCAGCCCATTCTGGCGTTGGAAGGCTGCGCAACACCCCCACCCTTTTCCTCTATGCATCCCATGATCTCCCTGAGatgtgagaaaaagaagaaactgaagtccAGGGCCCAAGTGACCCTCCATTCCAGATtgtcatcccctcccccaccaaccccgcTGGTGCCCCACACTCACCCAGCCAGGCCCCCGAAGATCTCAGTGACATAGGCATAGTCCCCACCAGACTTGGGGATGGCGACTCCCAGCTCCGCGTAGcagagggagcccagggcagTGACGCCTCCACCTAGGACCCAGACGAAGAGGGCCAGACCCACAGAGCCTGAGTGCTCCAGGACCCCCTTGGGGGAGATGAAGATGCCCGAGCCAATGATGtttcctggggtggggagagatggggaggcaTCAGGTCTGGGATCCCCTTAGACAGCCCAGCCTTCTCAGGCCCCCAGATGCTACAATGAGAAAGGAAACCCAGGctgctccctggaggaggaggaggaggaggagagggaagttgGGCCTATAGGCCTGTGGATGCCACTAGGGGCCTCAGACCCTGCAAATCCCATCTAATCCCATCTGGGCTCAttatctccccttccccacacccTGGCATGGGAAGAGGCACCTCATCCACCCAGTTCAGGACATGAGTCCTGCTCTTGTTCCTCTGTCTGCCCCCGCTTCCTCCCAGCAGGTGGGCAAGCATGAGGGAGGGGGCTCAGCAGCTCGAGGACCCGCTTGCTGGACTCCTCCCTGACCTAGGACTCAGACTGCAGACATAGATGCTGAAGAGACCTGGTTTCCTGGCACTGCTGACATATTTCCAGTCCTGGGCAAGGGCcggtggggtgagggagagagacaggaacgaGTGCGTGTATACAGCTGGGGAAGGTCAACAGCCATCACGGAAGGATGGCAATGGCAGGCTGACAGAGACGCAGCCAGCCCAGGGTCCGGTTAAGACTGCCTCTCCCCTTGAGACAGCCCGGTGGATGCAGAGAGGAGTCGATGCTCTAATCCCAGCACCACAGTGGGAAACCTCAGCTGGGGCTCAGGTCACCTCTCAAGATCTATCTGTACGAGAGGTTTCTGTGAGGCTTCGGCAAGATATCATATAGGAAGCCATCCGCTCATTCACAGCTGGACCCAGACGTACTCGGCATCTTGGCGTGATTGTGGGTGCATCTGTTGCTGCACCTGGTCTCACTCACCTCCAACCCCCAGCACATAGGAGGTGCTCACTACACATCTGTCGAGTAAACTGAATGGGTGCACGGATGGCCCGATGCCCAAAGTGGCACCGAAGTCCTAACCTGAAAGACtgattttcccatctgtgaagtgggggcaGCCGTCTCTGCTCCGCTCTCCTAAAGAGGCACTgcaaagaggaggaggggggcggTCACAGCCTCTGAGGCTCACACGTGAAGGGAGTCTGCCAGGGTCACCGGAGGCCTGCCCTGTCCTTGGGCTGACTCAGCGTCTTGCGGACTGTGACATGTATTGGGGGTACTCCATTGACCCGCAGCATCTGGGGATGCTCAGTCTGAATGCTCAGAGGGCCAAGCCATGGTCTGCAGAGCAGGTTCTCACGGTGAGCAAGACTGAGTGCCCACTGAGCTGTGAGCTCCCTGGCAGTTAGGGTAAAAAGGGCAATGCTCTGGGGGACCTGGGCCTCACCCTCTGTGCACACAAATGAGGTCTCATCGTTGGTGGTTTGCACGAGGACCTGCCCAAGTGGAAATGACCCCAGAATGCCCAGGCCCCATGAATAAAAGAGCAACACTACTAGGAGCTGACGCTCTGTCCCTGGACAGGATGACCCCACCTGCCAGGTCCACTGGGAGAATGTACACCCATCGAGGCAGAGCCTGCCTACTCCACCTGCCAGGCCCACAGGCGGGCCTGGCCAAGGACACGGCTGTGGCTGCCAATCTGCATGCATTCCTTGTCCACGgtgctacccccaccccacccccggccgaCACAGATTTCCAGTCAGGACGGCCACGGTGCCCCACTTGGTTTTCTAGTCACATCCCAGGAGCCCTAAATACATCCAGATAAGGACCAAAGAATTTCTgtccctcagcccccagaggTAAGCTGAGCCGTCAGCCTGCTTCCAGTGGGAGAGGGGCCACCTCCCTTATCTACCCTGAGGGGCTGGGGCCTGGCTCCGCTTTCTAAAGGGTCTTTGAGTTCGCTCTATCCAGCAGCACAGCCTCTGTTCTCAGGGCCTGGTGCAGTGGGATTTGCCAAATGCCAGTGAGGTTGGAAGCCAGCGGGGGCTGGGTGGCCTTGGAAGGAGCTGGGTGCATTCAGGCTGGGGGCATCCAGGGACCCGAGCAACCCAGCCCATGGGGACCCCGGCCCTCTCTAGAGCTCAGcatggcggggcctcatgggcttAGCCCTTGGGAAAGCCACATCTAGCATCCTGTCCTCCCAGGTTGGGGTCTGAAAGGGACGTGTCACTAGCCTGTGTCCAGGGGCTGGAGACTCCAATGCTGGCACTTGGGGGATGGGTCGGGGGATTGTGATTGTGTGGACACATGGCCTTGGCCTATAGTGCAGGCCCATGTGACTGAAAGGAACATGTGTGCCAGTTGGTGTCTCTGAGGTCCTTGGGGGCCTCTCCTTCTGGGCCTGGACAGCTTCTGGCATCCTCCCCAGGTTTGTGCTGGAAGGTGGCAGAAGACCCCACTGAGGTCCATTGGCCTCTCTGGGGACCACGTGGCCTGAGTGGGGCTCTGCAAGGAGCCACAGGGGCCATGAGCTTGGGTGAGTGTCAGAGAGCAGGACGAGGACACTGGGGACAGGTGTGGGGACCTCCAGCATCTGAATGATTATAGGAGGCCTGGAGGAGGGACCACGGAGCTGTAAGGGTtatggcagggtggggggggggctgtccAGCCCTCCCAGTGGTTGTGGGCTCAGGCCTCCCTTCTCAGCCCTCATGCTCAAGTCCAGCGGAATCAGCCTTGTTGGATTCAGGACACAGCAGTGGAAAAGCCCAGCTCTTCGGGGAACCTGCTCTTGGAGAAGAGGAGGGGCAGGAACCAGGGAACATGGGATGGGCTGTGAGATACTACTGAGCGCCCAGTCAGGTGTCTGAGGGCAGCGGGCTGGAGAAATGCAGGTTTCAAGGCCTCTGCGGTCCCATTCACCCAGTGGCATAGCTGCTCTGTGGTCCCTGCAGGGCCAGAGTTCCCACACAGGTGGGTAAGGAGGTGAGTCCCCACCAGGAGGCCCCCCCAGTCccctcccatccctctcccctcagaCCACACTGGGTGGTTTTTATCACATTTAAGATGTTTGGCCTGATGGGGCTTAGTCGGCTCCACAGAGGAACGAAGAAAGGGCCATTGTTCTCCTGGCTGTTGCGGTGTGTGCTGACCTATTTCTGGGACGCAGGGGCTGACCGTGGAGGTCACAGGGTAGACGGTGGAGGTCACGGTGGTGGAAGGAGCCAGCTGCCCTGGGTGTGGATGGGGGCAAAGTGCAGTCTGAtttggggtgggcagggaggtctTGGCAGGCCAGGCTGCTGGCACAACCCCTCATCGCTAGAAACACTTTGGGGAGTCAGCTATGTGATCTCAGGCCAGCGCTgcccttctgggcctcagtttccccatttgctAGGTAGGGCCACTGAGctagggggcagcagagggctgGTTCAACCCTGACTTTGGTGGACACCCCGCTGGACAGGGCAGATATTTTCTGCACATCTGCGGAAGGCCTAAGGAAACACAGTCTGCTTACGGGCCCCTGTCCCACATGGTGGCAGAACTCTCCTCAGCTCACTGGATTCCCAGACGCTGcgccacctccaggaagccctcagtGACCTCCCACCTTGGCCCACCACCATGGTATCGAGAGGATGGTGAGGAAGGGATTCTTCACTGGCCACCTTGCATGGGCCCCGGCCTGCTGTAATGAGGAGTCGGagcccccccagccccagagGACAGAGAACCCACAAGGCCTAAGTCATCTACATACGCCTCGCCTAGCTGTGCCTCTTTTAGCTAGCAGGCCCACAATGGGGATTCTTCCTGTCACATTGGCCTGTTGGCCCGAGACAGAATAGCTCTAGGGCTCTCGGGTCTGATCAGGGGCTGGCCATAGGCCAggcctccttcctctgctctgggCAACGAGTCCCAGCACCTTCTCATTAGGGGATGACCCATGAGGCCTCTGGGAAAAAGCTCTACATTCCCATCAGTAGGTCCCCAAGGCCACAGACCATGGTGCTAATTGAGGATCCctagatctgggtttgaatcccagataCCtcgtggtgggggcaggggttggggtgcTGTGGACAAGATACTTGGCCTCTTGGAGTGTTcttatctgtgaagtggggagaggaggcagTGAGGGGGTGCGCTCCCACTCTGCCTTGCTCATCAGAGGCCCCTGGAAGTACTTATTAATCTCACTATTGTCTTCTAGCTTGGAGAAACCCCAGGCCACCCAATCTGGCCTTTGGAAGCTGGATTCCCCCAGGGACCTCAAACATGCTGGGGTCAATggccagagctctgctttgggggCCCTGCTGTTCCCCCAAACACACGTGTGTCCTTAATGAGCAAGTGTTGGGCATCCCTTTGAGGAGAGAGAAGTGCCCTTTGAGGGTGTTGGCAGAACTccagggaggtgagtggggatgccTCCAGGACACGTCTGGAATTGCCAATTGGCCCGCGGGCACCTCCGGCCTAACCCACTTTCCTTTCAAGAGAAGGATGAGCAGAAGTGTGGAGCTTGTTCGGCCTGGCTCGGCCTGGCTCGGCCCAGCCGGGCCCGCTAAGCAAATTTCGCCTGTGCCCAGTCTCCAGGCTGGGTCAAGGTCATCGATGAGCTCCACTCCGCTGGACCCAACCGTCCACCCCCAGAGCACATCTTGCTCGCTTCATAGTGGTATTTGGCAGGTAAAGCCCTTCCTCCACACTCAGCCTCCGGCCCATTCTCCCACCTTGCGGGCTGCTCCTTCTGGATGTTTCTGCTGGTCCTTCTCTTTCCTGACTTCTAGACGTTGAGTGCCCGTGGCGCAGTCCTGGGGCCTCTACCCCTTTCCTTCCACACACCCTTCCTTCGAGGCCTCCACCAGTACCCCCAGCTTCTGTTGGCAACTCCCAAATTGATATGCCTACCATGGACCTCTTCCCTGAACTAAACCTGGGTACAGCTAATTACTCAGCAAACAGCACTGCGAGTTTCACATGTTTGCAATGAGATCCCCGACTTTCAACCCCCTGCTCCCAAGACCTACTCCTCTCCTTCATTCTGGACCGATAAACAGCAAACCGGGCTTCCAGAGGCTCGGGCCCAAACCTGGGGTCGCCCCcggttcttctctttctcccacaccTCACACCCAGTTCATTATAAATCCTTTGGCTGTGTCTTCCAAACACACCCAGAACTGAACCTCCCCTCAGCACCTCCTCGCGGCCACCCTGCTCTCAACCGTCATCATCTCTTACACAAGGGACTCAGGTACACTCTTGACCAGGCTTCCTGCTTCTACCATTGCTGCCCACAGCTTCTTCTCTATGGTGGGCGCCATCCTATCCTATCCGATCCCATCCCATAGCCTATCCCATGCCATCCTTGATCCAATCCCAAATATCCTATTCTGTCCATCTTGTCCCAGCCCATCCTTCCATCTCATCCTATAGCCTGCCCCATCCCATTCCATTCATCTAATTCCATCTCATCCACCCCATCCTGTCCCATCCCATCCCATCCTACCCCATGCCATCCCATATCCTACCCCATCCACCCCATCCCATCCCATCCTGtcccatcccatcccatcccatccTATACCCTGTTACATCCTATCCCTTCCCACCCCATGCCATCCCATTCCATCCTACCCCATTCCATCCCCGTATCCTATCCTATCCATCCCGTCCATCCTACCCCATCCTATTCTGTCCTATCCCATCCTATATTTCTATTCTATCCTATCCCATTCCATCTACCCCATCCCATGTCGCCTCATGCCATCCTATTTGATCCCGTCCAATCCCACCCTCTTTTGCTCAAAGCCCTCCCCCACCTTGCAAAGAGACACATTTCTCACTGCAATTGGCAAAGCGCACACCAACTGGGCCCCATCCCGCTCCTGACTCATTTCCTCCCCactatcctccccacccccaccttatTATTTTTCACCTTAGCACGGATCATCACCCATTGGCTAAACATGTGGCTGCTCGTCATTTACTCTTCGACTTTCATGCTGGAACATCAGCTCTGAGGGGACAGAATGTTTGTCTGTCTTCTTCCCTGCTGTGTCtctagcacctagaacagtgcctggccctgTTCTGTACCTAATTGTTGAATCGATGAATGAGTGTGTCCAGTGCTGGCAGGTCCCCTCCTTGCAGCCAGAGCAGCCTCGGTCCCCAACACCGAgggcctctgcctctgggctGGCTGCCGcctcagtctgtttcctcatctgtagatcAGGGCTGGGAGACACAGACAGGGTCTTTCTATGAGGAGGGGCCGAGCTTGTGGAGAGAGCCAACCTTTGAGCAGCCCAGCCACCTCCAGGCCTGGAGACAACAGAGAGGGGCCTGCCCATCCTTGGAGGAGCAGGGATTGTCGTCTAAGGAGATCGGGTTCACCTCTGAGTCCCTGAACATACCTGAGCCTGACACATGAAGACCAGCATAGGTGGGATCCCTGAGTTAAAAGGAGAGAGTGGAGGATGGAGCAGCCTGGTCAGCAGATCCAGGGTGATTCTCACTCTGCTGGACCTGGGCACCCCCATTCCTTAGATGTGGATTGGGAGAAGGCGCTGGCTGGGGGCCCTGCAGGACAAGAGATTCTGTACATACAGCCCTAGGCGGGGGTGGGAAGTCAGGGAGATTCCTTTGTCCCTTTGTTTGTTCATCCATCCATGGGAACTGGGGAGCTGGGTCAATCCCAACCCTCCCCCACTGAAGGCTTTGAACCTGGCCCCAATTTTGGCCAGCACCAGAACAGTATGGGGAAGGGCACTGAATTGGAAGATTGGTTCCAAATCTGGTTCCAAATCCCAAGGTCTACTGCTTGCAGAAGTGCCATTTAACTTCCAGCCTCAGTTTCTATGTCTGTAGAATGGGTATAAACACTCCTACCTTGCAAGGTGGGCATGAGAATCAAATAGGATAAAGGGAGAACATGATTTCATAATGTAATAAGAGGTGTTTTTCAGAAGAGGTATTAGATGCAGCAGTGTCTTATGGAGCCCCGCTCAGCTGGCTCCCTGCAGGTGTGCTGGCTGGGGCCAGCAGGTGCTGCCCCAAACACACTTCAGGTGGAGTCTTTCTCCAGCCCAAAGCCCTTCCAAATCATCCCATTCCAGAAAGCCCCACTCCTCGGCCTACGCTGGGGCAGAGGGTACAAGGAGAGAGAATTATAGGACCTTCTGGGAGGGGCTATTTGAAGTGTTGGAGAGAGCAACTGTAGGAGCTGGTAACAAAGGAACAGTGTGTGGGTGGGGCGGGGACTCCAGGGCATAAGGTGGGAAGGGCTGGGCAGACCCTTACTCAGCCCACAGATGCTTCCTCCCTCATGTTCTGTCCCCTCTGGTCCACATCCATTCTCCCTTTGTCCATCTCTTGCCAGCTGGAATTCTTTGAAGCTCCCTGAGTGTCCCGTGCTGGGGTCAGTTCTTCTGGGTTCCCTTGCCAAGTCTGCAGCCCT contains:
- the SLC7A10 gene encoding asc-type amino acid transporter 1, coding for MAGHTQQLSGRGNPGPAPSPSPGPGPGPGPSERVALKKEIGLVSACTIIIGNIIGSGIFISPKGVLEHSGSVGLALFVWVLGGGVTALGSLCYAELGVAIPKSGGDYAYVTEIFGGLAGFLLLWSAVLIMYPTSLAVISMTFSNYVLQPVFPNCIPPAAASRALSMACLMLLTWVNSSSVRWATRIQDIFTGGKLLALSLIIGVGFVQIFQGHFEELRPSNAFDFWMTPSVGHLALAFLQGSFAFSGWNFLNYVTEELVDPRKNLPRAIVISIPLVTFVYTFTNIAYFTAMSPQELLVSNAVAVTFGEKLLGYFSWVMPVSVALSTFGGINGYLFTSSRLCFSGAREGHLPSLLAMIHVRHCTPIPALLVCCGATAVIMLVGDTYTLINYVSFINYLCYGVTILGLLVLRWRRPALHRPIKVNLLVPMAYLVFWAFLLVFSFISEPMVCGVGVIIILTGVPVFFLGVFWKSKPKCVHRLTESMTRWGQELCFVVYPQGAPEEEENGPCQSPPLPTTDKPLKTQ